One window from the genome of Acidobacteriota bacterium encodes:
- the lipA gene encoding lipoyl synthase: protein MGDEDRLASWVRKKLNWKEMRSVKTLLRRYGLNTVCESARCPNQSECFGRGQATFLIMGDVCARDCRFCSIKVGIPHPLDETEPLRVADASRFLSLKHVVITSVTRDDLPDGGAEHFFKTVTSVKALEWTPSVEVLTSDLGGSVYALDRIIESHPDVYNHNVETVPSLYPKIRPRADYERSLMILDRAARSDRRIRIKSGLMVGFGERMEEVRAVLHDLKDAGCHTVTIGQYLRPTLRNVPVKEYVSMDSFKAFEEYGKKLGLETIASPLARSSYRADHYAVLLS from the coding sequence ATGGGTGATGAAGATCGGTTAGCCTCCTGGGTACGAAAGAAGCTAAATTGGAAGGAGATGCGGTCAGTCAAGACCCTTCTGAGAAGGTACGGCCTCAATACCGTCTGCGAATCGGCGCGATGTCCCAATCAGAGTGAATGCTTTGGAAGAGGTCAGGCCACTTTCCTGATCATGGGCGATGTCTGCGCTAGGGATTGCCGTTTCTGTTCGATAAAGGTCGGCATCCCGCATCCGCTCGATGAAACTGAGCCGCTTCGGGTGGCCGATGCCTCCAGGTTTCTCTCCCTCAAACATGTCGTCATCACATCGGTGACGAGGGATGATCTACCGGATGGAGGGGCGGAGCATTTCTTCAAGACCGTGACCAGCGTGAAAGCATTGGAGTGGACCCCTTCGGTGGAGGTCTTGACGAGCGATCTGGGCGGAAGCGTTTATGCGCTCGACAGGATCATTGAATCTCATCCAGACGTCTATAACCATAATGTCGAAACGGTTCCGAGTCTATATCCGAAGATCAGACCCAGAGCCGACTATGAAAGGTCTCTCATGATCCTTGATCGAGCCGCTCGCTCTGATAGGCGAATCAGGATAAAATCAGGTTTGATGGTCGGATTCGGCGAAAGAATGGAAGAAGTAAGAGCAGTGCTCCACGATTTAAAAGATGCTGGATGTCACACGGTAACCATCGGGCAGTATCTCAGGCCCACCCTCAGGAACGTTCCCGTGAAAGAATACGTTTCCATGGATTCCTTCAAAGCCTTCGAAGAATACGGGAAGAAGCTTGGCCTCGAAACGATTGCTTCACCTCTGGCCAGAAGCTCTTACAGAGCAGACCACTACGCCGTTTTGCTCTCATGA
- a CDS encoding SPOR domain-containing protein, whose amino-acid sequence MEEKQETREFREIIIRGGHVWMVIVLLIVLCILFFFLGRWYESRISSYRSGSLMQKEDRKRDAARAVGEAEDLGETLAFFDRLPKEDFSEVKSKIERADSENENLPKKQQTYYSVQVSASKERPSSLKTKEKLMREGFASYIVEEKGKSGTYYKVRVGKFSTREEALETEKKLRKEGYRTWVMKIG is encoded by the coding sequence TTGGAGGAAAAACAGGAGACAAGGGAATTCAGAGAGATCATCATCCGGGGAGGTCATGTATGGATGGTCATTGTGCTTCTGATCGTTCTTTGTATCCTCTTCTTCTTTTTGGGGCGATGGTACGAGAGCAGGATCTCCTCATACCGCTCCGGTTCTCTCATGCAGAAAGAGGACAGAAAAAGAGATGCCGCCAGGGCAGTTGGTGAGGCAGAAGACCTCGGTGAAACGCTCGCGTTTTTCGACAGGCTTCCTAAGGAGGATTTCTCAGAAGTTAAATCGAAGATTGAGCGAGCAGATTCTGAAAATGAGAATCTTCCGAAGAAACAGCAGACCTATTATTCCGTTCAGGTATCGGCCAGCAAAGAGAGGCCATCATCCCTAAAGACAAAGGAAAAATTGATGAGGGAAGGGTTTGCATCTTACATCGTCGAAGAGAAGGGAAAATCGGGAACCTACTACAAGGTCAGGGTCGGAAAGTTCAGTACCAGAGAAGAAGCCCTGGAGACCGAGAAGAAGCTGAGGAAAGAAGGTTACAGGACATGGGTGATGAAGATCGGTTAG
- the dnaJ gene encoding molecular chaperone DnaJ → MSLAKKDYYEVLGIPRNADAREIKKAYRNLALKYHPDRNPGNKGAEEKFKEAAEAYSVLIDEDKRRKYDQFGHEGLGSIPFTGFDSDIFADFSDILGDFFGFESFFGHATGRRERSRRGADLRYDLEISFEDAARGLETQISVPVSETCSFCGGSGADPSGGMEHCQRCGGSGQIRFSQGFFSLSRPCDRCGGSGKIIVKACNGCGGEGRIKREKTLKVKVPAGVDSGMKLRLQGEGEGGIRGGRPGDIYIFIHVREHPFFRREGDDLLCEIPLTFSQAALGAEVSVPTLTGTRSVKIPAGTQSGTTFRLKGLGMPSMSGYGRGDQYVKVQVVTPRRLSKEKRSLLEKLAELEKDEIKNQEKGVFEKVKNIFA, encoded by the coding sequence ATATCATTGGCAAAGAAAGATTATTACGAAGTGCTTGGTATTCCCAGGAACGCAGATGCAAGAGAGATCAAAAAGGCTTACAGGAACCTCGCTCTAAAGTACCATCCCGACAGGAACCCGGGTAACAAGGGAGCCGAGGAGAAGTTCAAAGAAGCGGCCGAAGCTTACAGCGTCCTCATCGATGAGGATAAGAGGAGAAAGTACGACCAGTTCGGACACGAAGGATTGGGATCCATACCTTTCACCGGATTCGATTCGGACATCTTCGCCGATTTCAGCGATATTCTCGGAGACTTCTTTGGGTTTGAATCCTTCTTTGGCCACGCTACGGGGAGGAGAGAAAGATCGAGGAGGGGAGCCGATCTTAGGTATGATCTGGAGATCTCATTTGAGGATGCCGCTCGCGGGCTTGAAACGCAGATCAGCGTGCCAGTAAGCGAAACCTGCTCTTTCTGCGGCGGAAGCGGGGCTGATCCATCAGGAGGAATGGAGCATTGCCAACGCTGTGGTGGAAGCGGGCAGATCCGGTTTTCACAAGGCTTTTTCAGCCTTAGCAGGCCCTGTGACCGGTGCGGTGGCAGTGGAAAGATCATCGTAAAAGCCTGCAATGGTTGTGGAGGAGAGGGGAGGATAAAAAGGGAAAAGACTCTTAAGGTGAAGGTTCCCGCAGGAGTCGACTCCGGCATGAAGCTCAGACTCCAGGGGGAAGGGGAAGGCGGGATAAGAGGAGGTCGCCCTGGGGATATTTACATTTTCATTCATGTCAGGGAACATCCTTTCTTCAGGAGGGAAGGAGATGACCTGCTATGCGAAATACCTTTGACCTTTTCTCAGGCAGCGCTGGGAGCAGAGGTCTCGGTTCCAACCCTGACAGGAACCCGGTCCGTGAAGATTCCAGCCGGGACACAATCGGGCACGACCTTTCGGCTGAAGGGTCTGGGAATGCCATCCATGAGCGGATATGGGCGTGGGGATCAATATGTGAAGGTCCAGGTGGTCACCCCCAGAAGGCTATCAAAGGAGAAGAGATCTCTTCTGGAAAAACTTGCCGAACTAGAGAAGGACGAGATTAAGAATCAGGAGAAGGGAGTCTTTGAAAAGGTGAAGAACATCTTTGCCTGA
- a CDS encoding branched-chain amino acid transaminase: MSFEKTDKIWMNGDFVNWDDAKIHVLSHVVHYGTALFEGARCYKTKRGSAVFRLQPHTDRLFNSCKMYRMEIPYSKDQINQAIIDTIKVNRMEECYIRPIVYRGYEQLGVNPFSCPVDVAIAVWQWGSYLGGEALEKGVDVQVSSWQRIAPNTMPALAKCSANYMNSQLIKMEAILNGYSEGIALDVSGYVSEGSGENIFIVKEGTIFTPPLGASVLPGITRDCVLKIAAHLNITVVEQLIPREALYIADEVFFTGSAAEITPIRSIDKIIIGNGGRGKITEKLQKEFFAISRAEKEDLFGWLTPVR; this comes from the coding sequence ATGAGTTTTGAAAAAACAGATAAGATTTGGATGAACGGAGATTTCGTGAATTGGGATGATGCAAAAATTCATGTTCTCTCTCATGTAGTTCATTACGGGACGGCTCTGTTCGAGGGTGCGAGATGCTACAAGACGAAGAGAGGATCGGCCGTTTTTAGACTGCAGCCCCACACGGACAGGCTTTTCAACTCCTGCAAGATGTACAGGATGGAGATCCCCTACTCCAAGGATCAGATCAACCAGGCCATTATTGATACTATTAAAGTGAACAGGATGGAAGAGTGCTATATTAGGCCGATCGTTTACCGCGGATACGAACAGCTGGGGGTAAATCCCTTCTCATGCCCTGTCGATGTTGCTATAGCCGTATGGCAATGGGGCTCCTACCTAGGCGGGGAAGCTCTTGAAAAAGGGGTCGATGTTCAGGTCTCCAGTTGGCAAAGGATTGCGCCAAACACGATGCCGGCTCTTGCCAAATGTTCGGCTAATTACATGAATTCTCAGCTCATCAAGATGGAAGCCATTCTTAACGGATATTCCGAAGGGATCGCCCTTGATGTGAGCGGTTATGTGAGCGAGGGGAGCGGGGAGAACATATTCATCGTGAAGGAAGGGACGATCTTCACTCCTCCGCTTGGAGCATCCGTTCTCCCGGGGATCACCAGAGATTGCGTTCTTAAGATCGCAGCTCATCTGAATATCACCGTTGTCGAACAGCTCATCCCCAGGGAAGCTCTTTATATCGCCGATGAGGTCTTCTTCACAGGATCTGCCGCCGAGATAACACCCATCCGGTCGATAGATAAGATAATCATTGGGAATGGTGGGAGAGGAAAGATAACGGAAAAGCTGCAGAAAGAATTCTTCGCCATTTCAAGGGCAGAGAAAGAAGACCTCTTCGGCTGGCTTACTCCCGTCCGATAG
- a CDS encoding type IV pilus twitching motility protein PilT: protein MHINDLLQIATEKGASDLHLKVGSHPVIRIDGRLIPLTDQKRLMQEDTIAMAFSIMSARQKQKFKDNFEIDMAYSLPGLGRFRCSVFQQRGAVGLVLRVIPVRIQTIRDLLLPVVLEKISDEPRGLILVTGTTGSGKSTTLAAMIDYINSTRTEHIITIEDPIEFLHRDKKSIVNQREVEVDTRSFASALRSALRQDPDVVLVGEMRDYETIETALLAAETGHLVLSTLHTLDATETINRIIAVFPPHQQKQIRLQLAAVLKAVISMRLMPRADNRGRVPAVEVLRSTAYIRDCIENKDKTKMIRDAIFQGTSQYGMQTFDQSLFQLYKLDLITLEEALRRATNPDEFKLRVQGIQSTADMSHEEMESILRTGDEYDTTRTPPPGKVTR, encoded by the coding sequence ATGCATATCAATGATCTTCTGCAAATAGCAACTGAAAAAGGAGCTTCCGATCTCCACCTCAAGGTGGGGAGCCATCCTGTAATCCGGATTGACGGCAGACTCATTCCTTTGACTGATCAGAAGAGATTGATGCAGGAAGATACAATTGCTATGGCCTTCAGCATCATGAGCGCGCGACAGAAGCAGAAGTTCAAAGATAACTTCGAGATCGATATGGCTTACTCCCTTCCTGGTCTCGGCCGATTCCGTTGCAGCGTATTCCAGCAGAGGGGAGCCGTGGGGCTGGTCCTCCGCGTCATCCCGGTAAGGATCCAGACGATCAGGGATCTTCTGCTGCCCGTCGTTCTCGAAAAGATATCCGACGAACCAAGGGGTCTGATCCTCGTGACGGGAACAACGGGAAGTGGAAAATCAACGACCCTGGCAGCCATGATTGACTATATCAATTCGACGAGAACCGAACACATCATCACCATAGAAGACCCGATAGAGTTTTTACACCGTGACAAGAAGAGCATCGTCAATCAACGGGAAGTGGAAGTTGACACTAGATCGTTTGCGAGCGCTCTCCGGAGCGCTCTCCGGCAGGACCCCGATGTTGTCCTCGTAGGAGAGATGAGAGACTACGAGACGATCGAGACTGCCCTTCTCGCGGCGGAGACGGGACATCTCGTTCTAAGCACGCTTCACACTCTCGACGCCACGGAGACGATCAACCGAATCATCGCTGTTTTTCCGCCTCACCAGCAGAAACAGATCCGTTTGCAGCTCGCAGCCGTATTGAAGGCGGTTATTTCCATGAGATTGATGCCGAGGGCGGATAACAGGGGGCGTGTCCCCGCCGTAGAAGTCCTGCGATCGACGGCTTACATCAGGGACTGTATAGAGAACAAGGATAAGACGAAGATGATCCGCGATGCCATCTTCCAGGGGACATCACAGTACGGAATGCAGACTTTCGATCAATCGCTGTTCCAACTGTATAAATTGGACCTGATCACACTGGAAGAAGCCCTCAGAAGAGCCACCAATCCCGATGAATTCAAGCTCAGAGTCCAGGGGATA
- the lnt gene encoding apolipoprotein N-acyltransferase, which translates to MKVRIITIALAGLLLAASFPRINVYPLIWIAFFPLILISARSHPLRALVYGFIYGEAFFITMLYWIYLVLNVHASLGIFLSVLILLLLTSYLSLYPSLFAFLISRAVNVYGDAAILLSPVIWVALEYVRGHLFSGFPWGLAGYALSSNTSMIQMASLTGVYGLSFLILLANASLAFLFIGKMSFRRATPLLVSLIIVLSFYGWGSWRVSVPLEGGRKIRVACIQGNYGGNTNSGVDEGIVLSDYLQMTKKAAREGIRLIVWPESTTFFEVCGTTGYADLLKELCSGFDIDLVLGSIHRAEEGDEEIYFNSAFHIRNDGEIDRRYDKIHLVPYGEYVPIPKILFFVKRFVQAAGDFSRGSEFTLMDYGGDPFSVLICYEVIFPEFVQQFNERGPTFYVNITNDAWFGSTAAPYQHFDFLKLRAVECGRYFVRSASTGISGIISPRGDVLKSTGIFSREIMECEIQTMSHSTFYSRAGHWFPVPCAIMTFVFILSLFFSSWGQVERGAMPEDQAGMEGESRME; encoded by the coding sequence ATGAAAGTCAGGATAATTACCATCGCTCTGGCAGGTCTTCTCCTTGCCGCTTCTTTTCCAAGGATAAATGTCTACCCTCTCATATGGATAGCATTTTTCCCACTTATCCTCATCTCGGCGAGAAGTCATCCTTTGCGGGCACTTGTATACGGTTTTATCTATGGGGAAGCTTTCTTCATCACAATGCTGTACTGGATTTATCTCGTCCTGAACGTACATGCCTCCCTCGGCATCTTCCTGAGTGTTTTGATTCTGCTTCTCCTCACGTCTTACCTTTCCCTCTATCCTTCACTCTTCGCGTTCCTCATATCGAGAGCCGTTAACGTTTACGGTGATGCGGCAATACTGCTATCGCCAGTCATCTGGGTCGCACTGGAGTATGTGAGGGGACATCTCTTCAGCGGCTTCCCCTGGGGACTTGCAGGCTATGCCCTGTCCTCCAACACTTCCATGATCCAGATGGCTTCCCTGACCGGCGTATACGGGCTTTCCTTCCTAATCCTCCTTGCCAATGCCTCGCTTGCCTTTCTCTTCATCGGAAAGATGAGCTTCAGGAGAGCCACGCCTCTTCTGGTCAGTCTGATCATCGTTCTTTCCTTCTATGGTTGGGGTTCCTGGAGAGTATCTGTTCCGCTGGAAGGAGGGAGAAAGATCCGAGTTGCATGTATCCAGGGAAATTATGGCGGGAACACCAACAGCGGCGTGGATGAGGGCATCGTTCTATCGGATTATCTCCAGATGACGAAGAAAGCGGCGAGAGAGGGAATCCGTCTGATTGTATGGCCAGAGTCGACGACATTCTTCGAGGTCTGCGGCACGACTGGTTATGCAGACCTTCTGAAGGAGTTGTGCTCTGGATTCGACATCGATCTCGTTCTGGGAAGCATCCACCGGGCCGAAGAGGGAGATGAGGAGATCTACTTCAATAGTGCCTTCCATATCAGGAATGATGGAGAAATAGACAGGAGGTACGATAAGATCCACCTGGTTCCCTATGGTGAGTATGTCCCCATCCCGAAGATACTTTTCTTCGTGAAGAGGTTTGTGCAGGCAGCCGGAGACTTCTCGAGAGGCAGCGAGTTCACACTCATGGATTACGGAGGAGATCCCTTTTCCGTGCTGATCTGCTACGAGGTTATCTTTCCTGAGTTTGTGCAGCAGTTTAATGAGAGAGGACCTACCTTTTATGTCAATATAACTAACGATGCCTGGTTCGGCTCCACCGCAGCCCCCTATCAGCATTTCGACTTCCTGAAACTCAGAGCGGTCGAGTGCGGGAGATATTTCGTGAGATCGGCAAGCACCGGGATCAGCGGCATCATATCTCCGCGTGGCGATGTCCTCAAGAGCACGGGGATCTTTTCAAGGGAGATCATGGAATGTGAAATTCAGACGATGAGCCATAGCACATTCTACAGCAGGGCAGGACACTGGTTCCCCGTCCCCTGTGCTATAATGACATTCGTCTTTATTCTATCTTTATTTTTCTCTTCCTGGGGACAAGTGGAGCGTGGCGCCATGCCTGAAGATCAGGCAGGGATGGAAGGCGAATCCAGAATGGAATGA
- the hrcA gene encoding heat-inducible transcriptional repressor HrcA, with product MVFMELTPRERDILRATVKIFILTGEPVPSSMIAKIKRYHLSPASVRNVMARLEEYGYLLRPHPSSGRVPTDLGYRFFVNAIDQKEGFPQWEAAGISEELEKIGNNFQELFIETSRILSRMSNNIGIVLTPNLSGTIFEHIEFIRLAARKIMVLFVARSGLLHNKVVDVNEDFSQDELDRIGTYLVRRMEGKTLIEVRDEIIRMMREDREACDSIFRNAVLLAQRYFECCEESQDLIVDGASNLFDKPEFADLEKMKELFRAFEEKSRIVKLLNECVEEMGVKILIGSENVYPEMNDCCLIASTYGIKGQSLGVLGIIGPKRIEYPRVISLVRYLSRLLNRIVLNK from the coding sequence ATGGTATTCATGGAACTTACTCCTCGTGAAAGAGATATTCTGAGAGCGACGGTGAAGATTTTCATACTGACGGGTGAACCCGTTCCCTCCAGCATGATCGCCAAGATCAAGAGATATCATCTGAGTCCGGCCAGCGTCAGAAATGTCATGGCGAGACTGGAAGAGTATGGCTATCTCCTTCGTCCTCACCCTTCATCGGGGAGAGTCCCCACTGATCTCGGCTACCGTTTCTTCGTCAATGCCATCGACCAGAAGGAAGGTTTCCCGCAGTGGGAAGCGGCGGGTATCAGCGAGGAATTGGAAAAAATCGGGAACAATTTTCAGGAACTCTTCATCGAAACGTCAAGGATCCTTTCGAGGATGTCCAACAACATCGGGATCGTCCTTACGCCGAATCTGTCCGGAACCATTTTCGAGCACATCGAATTCATCAGGCTGGCAGCCAGGAAGATCATGGTCCTCTTCGTCGCCAGATCGGGTCTTCTTCACAACAAGGTCGTGGATGTAAATGAGGATTTTTCCCAGGATGAACTGGACAGGATTGGAACATATCTCGTGCGCCGCATGGAGGGAAAAACCCTGATCGAGGTGAGGGATGAGATCATCAGGATGATGAGGGAGGACAGGGAGGCTTGCGATTCCATTTTCAGGAATGCCGTCCTGCTGGCCCAGCGATATTTTGAATGCTGTGAGGAGAGCCAGGACCTCATCGTCGATGGGGCATCCAATCTCTTCGATAAACCAGAGTTTGCTGATCTGGAGAAGATGAAAGAACTCTTCAGGGCTTTCGAGGAGAAGAGCCGGATCGTCAAGCTCCTGAATGAATGCGTGGAAGAGATGGGAGTCAAGATTCTCATCGGCTCGGAGAACGTCTATCCTGAGATGAACGATTGTTGCCTCATCGCTTCGACGTATGGCATCAAAGGACAATCTCTAGGAGTTCTTGGAATCATCGGACCGAAGCGGATAGAGTATCCCAGAGTGATATCTCTCGTCAGATACCTCTCCAGGCTCCTCAACAGGATCGTCTTGAACAAATAG
- the prfB gene encoding peptide chain release factor 2 (programmed frameshift) translates to MKSETVYKYRDLEERVDKIRSYLDLEDKKKTLAELDAKIAGSGFWNNQTEAQQLLKKRSDIAEEIEGMERILKRLDEVKIFFELAQEGEEIEEELQSTLDEIEKTIEKQELNIMLMGEHDHNNSYLAIHPGAGGTESQDWAAMLMRMYLRWAERKGYSVKILDYLQGEEAGIKSMTCLVEGKGAYGYLKAEKGVHRLVRISPFDANARRHTSFASVDAYPEIDESITVEIEEKDLRVDTYRSSGAGGQHVNVTDSAVRITHLPTGIVVQCQNERSQHRNREVAMGILRSRLFELKMREMEEKRMAEEKKKKKIEWGSQIRSYVLHPYNLVKDHRTGLETGDVQRVLDGDLDLFIKSYLLSERK, encoded by the exons TTGAAATCAGAAACCGTTTATAAATACAGGGATCTTGAGGAGAGAGTCGACAAGATCAGGAGCTATCTT GATCTGGAGGACAAGAAGAAGACTCTCGCCGAACTGGATGCCAAGATTGCCGGCTCCGGATTCTGGAACAACCAGACGGAAGCCCAGCAGCTACTTAAGAAGAGGAGCGATATCGCAGAAGAGATAGAAGGAATGGAACGTATTCTGAAACGGCTCGATGAGGTAAAGATCTTTTTTGAGCTTGCGCAAGAAGGGGAGGAAATAGAAGAGGAACTACAGTCGACCCTCGATGAGATAGAAAAAACCATTGAAAAACAAGAGCTGAATATCATGCTCATGGGTGAGCATGACCATAACAACAGCTATCTTGCCATCCATCCCGGGGCTGGAGGTACGGAATCTCAGGACTGGGCAGCCATGCTCATGAGGATGTACCTCCGGTGGGCGGAGAGAAAGGGATACTCCGTCAAGATCCTTGATTACCTCCAGGGTGAAGAAGCCGGAATCAAGAGCATGACCTGCCTCGTCGAGGGAAAGGGTGCCTACGGCTATCTCAAAGCCGAGAAGGGAGTCCACAGGCTGGTTAGAATATCCCCCTTCGATGCCAATGCGAGGAGGCATACATCGTTCGCTTCAGTGGATGCGTACCCCGAGATCGATGAATCGATCACGGTCGAGATCGAGGAGAAGGACCTGAGAGTTGATACTTATCGGTCCAGCGGGGCCGGCGGCCAGCACGTTAACGTCACTGACTCGGCAGTCAGAATCACGCATCTTCCGACCGGGATCGTTGTCCAGTGCCAGAACGAGCGATCACAGCACAGGAACCGCGAAGTAGCAATGGGAATCCTGAGGAGCAGGCTCTTTGAACTCAAGATGCGGGAGATGGAAGAGAAGAGAATGGCGGAAGAGAAGAAGAAGAAGAAGATCGAGTGGGGAAGTCAGATCCGCTCCTATGTCCTTCACCCATATAATCTGGTCAAGGACCATAGGACAGGGCTTGAAACAGGAGATGTCCAGAGGGTCCTGGATGGCGACCTTGACCTCTTCATCAAGAGTTATCTTCTCTCCGAGCGGAAATGA
- the dnaK gene encoding molecular chaperone DnaK — protein sequence MGKIIGIDLGTTNSCVAVLEEENPVVIASREGSRTIPSIVAFTHGNEKIVGLLAKRQQQLNPTKTIFAVKRLMGRKFNSNETQKAKMMLPYELIPAANGDVHIKVEERTYSPIEISAMILAHVKDIAEEYLGGPIEGAVITVPAYFDDSQRQATKDAGRIAGINVLRIINEPTAASLAYGFGGSESKKIAVYDLGGGTFDISILSLSGGVFEVRSTSGNTFLGGEDFDQRITDWLVASFLDESSIDLRSDRVILQRIKEAAEKAKIILSREEQTEINIPFIAEDASGPKHLKKVLTRKKLEELTFDLIEMTKSPCFDAIKMAGLMPSDIDEVILVGGQTRMPKVVETVREIFGCEPNRSINPDEVVGIGAAIQAGILRGEVKEMTLLDVTPLSLGIEAKGGLFVKIIDRNTTIPVKKSRIFTTVSDNQTMVEVHVLQGEREIAAHNKSLGKFDLVGIPPCPKGVPQIEVTFDIDSNGIVNVSARDQSTGKQQKIVVKPSSGLFEAEIDRIVQEAKQYREEDRKRAELLKMRSKLEGLIESVTKTFWEFGDILGEEKRKKVDRYLQDARKSLASTDILIFSKQIQNMDEASQILSDVILYDPKSFGRKNP from the coding sequence ATGGGAAAGATCATTGGAATAGATCTCGGGACTACAAATAGTTGTGTGGCCGTACTGGAGGAAGAAAACCCTGTCGTGATCGCGAGCCGAGAGGGGAGCAGAACCATTCCATCGATCGTCGCCTTCACGCATGGCAATGAGAAGATCGTGGGACTTCTCGCCAAGAGGCAGCAACAACTCAATCCCACAAAGACTATCTTTGCGGTCAAGAGGCTGATGGGAAGAAAATTCAATAGCAATGAGACGCAGAAAGCAAAGATGATGCTCCCGTATGAGCTCATCCCTGCCGCCAACGGGGACGTCCACATAAAGGTTGAGGAGAGGACATACTCTCCGATAGAGATATCAGCCATGATCCTTGCACACGTCAAAGATATCGCCGAAGAGTATCTGGGAGGACCTATTGAAGGGGCCGTCATCACGGTGCCAGCCTATTTTGATGACAGCCAGAGGCAGGCCACGAAGGACGCCGGAAGGATCGCGGGAATCAATGTCCTTCGCATCATTAATGAACCAACGGCTGCTTCTCTGGCCTATGGCTTCGGTGGCTCTGAGTCCAAGAAGATTGCCGTTTACGATCTTGGCGGAGGAACGTTCGACATATCAATTCTGAGCCTCTCCGGAGGAGTGTTCGAGGTCAGGTCGACGAGCGGCAACACGTTTCTGGGGGGAGAGGATTTCGATCAGCGGATCACGGACTGGCTCGTGGCCTCCTTTCTGGATGAGAGCAGCATAGACTTGAGGAGCGACCGGGTAATCCTTCAGAGGATAAAAGAAGCCGCTGAAAAGGCGAAGATTATCCTCTCCCGGGAGGAACAAACGGAAATAAACATTCCCTTCATAGCCGAAGATGCCTCGGGTCCGAAGCATCTCAAGAAAGTTCTGACTAGGAAAAAACTTGAAGAGCTGACGTTCGATCTAATCGAGATGACGAAGAGTCCCTGTTTCGATGCCATAAAAATGGCCGGTCTGATGCCATCAGATATTGATGAGGTGATACTTGTGGGCGGCCAGACACGGATGCCGAAAGTTGTTGAGACTGTCAGGGAGATCTTCGGCTGCGAGCCGAACAGGAGTATCAATCCCGATGAGGTTGTGGGGATTGGTGCCGCCATCCAGGCAGGAATCCTGAGAGGAGAAGTGAAGGAGATGACCCTGCTCGACGTCACGCCGCTGTCGCTTGGTATCGAGGCAAAGGGAGGCTTGTTCGTCAAGATCATCGATAGAAATACGACTATTCCTGTCAAGAAGAGTCGCATCTTCACCACCGTAAGCGACAATCAGACAATGGTGGAAGTGCATGTTCTTCAAGGGGAAAGGGAAATCGCCGCGCATAACAAATCTCTGGGAAAATTCGATCTGGTCGGGATCCCACCCTGTCCGAAAGGCGTTCCCCAGATAGAGGTGACATTCGATATCGATTCAAATGGAATCGTAAATGTTTCGGCAAGAGACCAGTCCACTGGAAAACAGCAGAAAATCGTCGTGAAACCATCAAGCGGATTGTTCGAGGCCGAGATCGACAGGATAGTTCAGGAGGCTAAGCAATATAGAGAGGAAGATAGAAAGAGAGCAGAACTGCTGAAGATGCGATCAAAGCTCGAGGGGCTGATAGAATCTGTCACAAAGACTTTCTGGGAATTCGGGGACATTCTGGGGGAAGAGAAGAGGAAGAAAGTAGATCGATATCTGCAGGACGCGAGGAAATCCCTTGCCTCCACAGACATCCTGATCTTTTCGAAGCAGATCCAGAACATGGATGAAGCATCGCAGATCCTTTCAGATGTGATCCTCTACGATCCGAAATCATTTGGCAGGAAGAATCCATAG